The Burkholderia cepacia ATCC 25416 genome includes a window with the following:
- the fdnG gene encoding formate dehydrogenase-N subunit alpha, whose product MLQMSRRQFLKVTATSLAGSSLALMGFSPSEALAEVRQYKLARTVETRNTCPYCSVGCGILMYSLGDGAKNAQPSIIHIEGDPDHPVNRGTLCPKGASLIDFIHSPNRLTHPEYRAPGSDKWEPISWNDALDRIAKLMKADRDANFVETAEDGAKVNRWLTTGMLAASAGSNEVGYLTHKTVRSLGMLAFDNQARVUHGPTVAGLAPTFGRGAMTNHWVDIKNADVILVMGGNAAEAHPCGFKWVTEAKAHRKARLIVVDPRFTRTASVADYYAPIRTGTDIVFLGGVINYLLTNDKIQHEYVKNYTDFSFIVREDFAFNDGIYSGYDAEKHAYPDKSSWDYERGDDGFAKVDPTLQHPRCVYNLLKQHYARYTADMVQQVCGTPKEKFLKVCEMLATTAVPGRAGTVLYALGWTHHSIGAQIIRTGAMVQLLLGNIGIAGGGMNALRGHSNIQGLTDLGLMSNLLPGYMTLPMQAEQDFDGYIKKRVQQPLRPNQLSYWKNYKAFHVSFMKSWWGDAATAENNWAYDYLPKLDKQYDLLQAIELMNAGKMNGYICQGFNPLAAAPSKVKTAAGLAKLKWLVIMDPLATETSEFWKHHGDYNDVDASKIQTEVFRLPTTCFAEENGSLVSSSRVLQWHWKGAEPPGEARSDLEIMSGLFLRMRKMYQTDGGKYPDPIVNLTWPYANPESPTPEELAMEFNGRALADLPDPKDPAKTLVKKGEQLAAFAQLKDDGTTASGCWIFCGAWTQAGNQMGRRDNSDPTGIGQTLNWAWAWPANRRILYNRASCDVSGKPFDPTRKLIGWNGSAWKGADIPDFKADEPPENGMGPFIMNPEGVARFFARAGMNEGPFPEHYEPFETPIGTNPLHPNNPLALNNPAARVFPDDRASFGQAPEFPHAATTYRLTEHFHYWTKHARLNAIIQPEQFVEIGEDLAKEVGVAHGERVKVSSKRGYIIAVALVTKRIKPLMVDGKKVQTVGVPLHWGFKGLTKPGYLANTLTPSVGDGNSYTPEFKSFLVKVEKA is encoded by the coding sequence ATGCTCCAAATGTCCCGGCGCCAGTTCCTGAAGGTGACGGCTACGTCGCTTGCCGGATCGAGTCTAGCCCTGATGGGCTTCTCTCCGTCCGAAGCGCTCGCCGAAGTCCGACAGTACAAGCTGGCGCGCACCGTCGAAACGCGCAACACCTGTCCATACTGTTCAGTGGGTTGCGGCATCCTGATGTACAGCCTCGGAGACGGCGCGAAGAACGCGCAGCCGAGCATCATCCACATCGAAGGCGATCCCGACCATCCCGTCAATCGCGGCACGCTGTGCCCGAAGGGCGCGAGCCTGATCGACTTCATCCACAGCCCGAACCGCCTGACGCACCCCGAGTATCGCGCGCCCGGCTCGGACAAGTGGGAACCGATCTCGTGGAACGACGCGCTCGACCGTATCGCGAAGCTGATGAAGGCCGACCGCGACGCGAACTTCGTCGAGACGGCGGAGGACGGTGCGAAGGTCAACCGCTGGCTGACGACCGGCATGCTGGCCGCGTCGGCGGGCAGCAACGAGGTCGGCTACCTGACGCACAAGACGGTCCGCAGTCTCGGGATGCTCGCATTCGACAATCAGGCGCGTGTCTGACATGGCCCGACGGTGGCAGGTCTTGCCCCGACGTTTGGCCGTGGAGCGATGACGAACCATTGGGTCGACATCAAGAACGCGGACGTGATTCTCGTGATGGGCGGCAATGCAGCCGAGGCCCATCCGTGCGGTTTCAAGTGGGTAACGGAGGCGAAGGCGCACCGCAAGGCGCGGCTGATCGTCGTCGACCCGCGCTTTACGCGTACGGCCTCGGTGGCCGACTACTACGCGCCGATCCGCACCGGCACCGACATCGTCTTCCTGGGCGGTGTGATCAACTATCTGCTGACGAACGACAAGATCCAGCATGAGTACGTGAAGAACTACACGGACTTCTCGTTCATCGTGCGCGAGGATTTCGCGTTCAACGACGGCATCTATTCCGGCTACGACGCCGAGAAACACGCATACCCGGACAAATCGAGCTGGGACTACGAGCGCGGCGACGACGGCTTCGCGAAGGTCGATCCGACGCTGCAGCATCCGCGCTGTGTATACAACCTGCTGAAGCAGCACTACGCGCGCTATACGGCGGACATGGTCCAGCAGGTCTGCGGCACGCCGAAGGAGAAGTTCCTGAAGGTGTGCGAGATGCTCGCGACCACCGCCGTTCCCGGCCGCGCCGGCACGGTGCTGTACGCGCTCGGCTGGACGCACCACTCGATCGGCGCGCAGATCATCCGCACCGGCGCGATGGTGCAGCTGCTGCTCGGCAACATCGGCATCGCCGGCGGCGGGATGAACGCGCTGCGCGGCCACTCGAACATCCAGGGGTTGACCGACCTCGGGCTGATGTCGAACCTGCTGCCGGGCTACATGACGCTGCCGATGCAGGCCGAGCAGGATTTCGACGGCTACATCAAGAAGCGCGTGCAGCAGCCGCTGCGGCCGAACCAGTTGAGCTACTGGAAGAACTACAAGGCCTTCCACGTCAGCTTCATGAAGTCCTGGTGGGGCGACGCGGCGACCGCCGAGAACAACTGGGCCTACGACTACCTGCCGAAGCTGGACAAGCAGTACGACCTGCTGCAGGCGATCGAGCTGATGAATGCCGGCAAGATGAACGGCTACATCTGCCAGGGCTTCAACCCGCTCGCGGCGGCGCCGTCGAAGGTGAAGACGGCGGCAGGGCTCGCGAAGCTCAAGTGGCTCGTGATCATGGATCCGCTCGCGACCGAGACGTCCGAGTTCTGGAAGCATCACGGCGACTACAACGACGTCGACGCGTCGAAGATCCAGACCGAGGTGTTCCGTCTGCCCACCACGTGTTTTGCGGAGGAAAACGGTTCGCTCGTGAGTTCGAGCCGCGTGCTGCAATGGCACTGGAAGGGTGCGGAGCCGCCGGGCGAAGCGCGTAGCGACCTCGAGATCATGTCGGGGCTGTTCCTGCGCATGCGCAAGATGTACCAGACGGACGGCGGCAAGTATCCGGACCCGATCGTCAACCTGACGTGGCCGTACGCGAACCCGGAAAGCCCGACGCCCGAAGAGCTCGCGATGGAGTTCAACGGCCGTGCGCTCGCCGATCTGCCCGATCCGAAGGACCCGGCCAAGACGCTCGTGAAGAAGGGCGAGCAGCTGGCCGCGTTCGCGCAACTGAAGGACGACGGGACGACCGCGAGCGGCTGCTGGATCTTCTGCGGAGCCTGGACGCAGGCCGGCAACCAGATGGGCCGGCGCGACAACTCCGATCCGACCGGCATCGGCCAGACGCTGAACTGGGCGTGGGCCTGGCCGGCGAACCGGCGGATCCTGTACAACCGCGCATCGTGCGACGTGAGCGGCAAGCCGTTCGACCCGACCCGCAAGCTGATCGGCTGGAACGGCAGCGCGTGGAAGGGCGCCGACATCCCCGATTTCAAGGCGGACGAACCACCCGAAAACGGGATGGGGCCGTTCATCATGAATCCGGAAGGTGTCGCGCGCTTCTTCGCGCGTGCGGGGATGAACGAAGGCCCGTTCCCCGAGCACTACGAGCCGTTCGAAACGCCGATCGGCACGAACCCGCTGCACCCGAACAACCCGCTGGCGCTGAACAACCCGGCCGCCCGCGTGTTCCCGGACGATCGGGCGTCGTTCGGCCAGGCACCGGAGTTCCCGCACGCGGCGACCACGTACCGGCTGACCGAGCATTTCCACTACTGGACCAAGCATGCGCGGCTGAACGCGATCATCCAGCCCGAGCAATTCGTCGAGATCGGCGAAGACCTCGCGAAGGAAGTCGGCGTCGCGCATGGCGAGCGCGTGAAGGTGTCGTCCAAGCGCGGCTACATCATCGCGGTCGCTCTCGTCACGAAGCGGATCAAGCCGCTGATGGTCGACGGCAAGAAGGT
- a CDS encoding YihY/virulence factor BrkB family protein: protein MKRQITSEATRLAQQQANWALTAFKRFSADRCSAMAAGIAFFSAFSLAPMLVMVIAVAGWFYGDDAARGQVFEQAHQLIGDDAAASIQTIVQNAHRAGERGGLATLISFAALAIGASATFASLSAALSVIWPATENRWSSMLGLVRVRLISFGLVLGVAFLLIVSLVLDTAITFVGTWLLGNSPYVVVTNLVQFFVGIAVLAAAFASLMKFLPDARVAWRDAAIGGIVSAILFSGGKKLFALYLAHAGTASAFGAAGSFAVLLMWLYFSAIVLLLGAEFAAARGNAHRLAGTAPAASAQADRPVDRMRDD, encoded by the coding sequence ATGAAACGACAGATCACCTCCGAAGCCACCCGTCTCGCGCAACAACAGGCCAACTGGGCCCTCACGGCGTTCAAGCGCTTCTCGGCCGACCGTTGCTCCGCGATGGCCGCGGGCATTGCATTCTTCTCCGCATTCTCGCTCGCGCCGATGCTCGTGATGGTGATTGCCGTGGCCGGCTGGTTCTACGGCGACGACGCCGCGCGCGGCCAGGTCTTCGAACAGGCGCACCAGCTGATCGGCGACGACGCGGCGGCCAGCATCCAGACGATCGTGCAGAACGCGCACCGCGCGGGCGAGCGCGGCGGCCTCGCGACCCTGATCTCGTTCGCCGCGCTGGCCATCGGCGCGTCGGCCACCTTCGCGTCGCTCAGCGCCGCGCTCAGCGTGATCTGGCCGGCCACCGAGAACCGCTGGTCGAGCATGCTCGGGCTCGTGCGCGTGCGGCTGATCTCGTTCGGGCTCGTGCTCGGCGTCGCGTTCCTGCTGATCGTGTCGCTCGTGCTCGACACCGCGATCACGTTCGTCGGCACCTGGCTGCTGGGCAATTCGCCGTACGTGGTCGTCACGAACCTCGTGCAGTTCTTCGTCGGCATCGCCGTGCTCGCGGCCGCGTTCGCATCGCTGATGAAGTTCCTGCCCGATGCGCGCGTCGCGTGGCGCGACGCCGCGATCGGCGGCATCGTGTCCGCGATCCTGTTCTCGGGCGGCAAGAAACTGTTCGCGCTGTACCTCGCGCACGCGGGCACCGCCAGTGCATTCGGCGCGGCCGGATCGTTCGCGGTCCTGCTGATGTGGCTGTACTTCTCCGCGATCGTGCTGCTGCTCGGCGCGGAATTCGCGGCGGCCCGCGGCAACGCGCATCGTCTCGCCGGTACCGCACCGGCCGCGTCCGCTCAAGCCGACCGGCCCGTCGATCGCATGCGCGACGACTGA
- a CDS encoding porin: MKKLALSTLSLALLGAAGAAQAQSSVTLYGVIDTSITYVHGNAGQGNNSWSMGSGNLQGSRFGLKGSEDLGGGLKAIFQLENGFNSASGALGQGGRMFGRQAFVGLQSDQYGTVTLGRQYDPLVDLVQAVTADNYFGSVFATPGDVDNNDNSLRVSNAVKYTSPVWAGLQVEAMYAFGGVAGSTGKGQTWAAAAAYNNGPLGLAAGYFHANNASALSASGTRSGWAGSSDAIFDGDSGTTFINNAFTSSTSIGIAQVAGQYAFGPVTVGAGYSNAQYKADGNSAFGTNQKYNTGRAFVTYQASAPLLLGLGYIYTKGNGDNNGKYHQVSLGADYSLSKRTDIYLVGAYQHASGKNADGTDAQASIGSYGIAGKSSQELVALGLRHKF, translated from the coding sequence ATGAAGAAACTTGCTCTCTCGACCCTCTCGCTCGCCCTGCTGGGCGCCGCCGGCGCTGCTCAGGCACAGTCGAGCGTGACGCTGTACGGCGTGATCGACACGTCGATCACCTATGTTCACGGTAACGCAGGTCAAGGCAACAATTCGTGGTCGATGGGTAGCGGCAACCTGCAAGGCAGCCGTTTCGGCCTGAAGGGTTCCGAGGACCTCGGTGGCGGCCTGAAGGCGATCTTCCAGTTGGAAAACGGCTTCAACTCGGCATCGGGCGCACTGGGCCAGGGTGGCCGCATGTTCGGCCGCCAGGCATTCGTCGGCCTGCAGAGCGACCAGTACGGTACGGTCACGCTGGGCCGCCAATATGACCCGCTCGTCGACCTGGTCCAGGCAGTCACGGCAGACAACTACTTCGGCAGCGTGTTCGCCACGCCGGGCGACGTCGACAACAACGACAACAGCCTGCGCGTCAGCAACGCAGTGAAGTACACGTCGCCGGTCTGGGCAGGCCTGCAAGTCGAAGCGATGTACGCATTCGGCGGTGTTGCAGGTTCGACCGGCAAGGGTCAGACGTGGGCAGCAGCAGCAGCGTACAACAACGGCCCGCTCGGCCTGGCTGCCGGCTACTTCCACGCAAACAACGCATCGGCACTCAGCGCCAGCGGCACGCGTAGCGGCTGGGCCGGCTCGTCGGACGCGATCTTCGACGGCGATTCGGGCACGACCTTCATCAACAACGCGTTCACGTCGTCGACGTCGATCGGCATCGCGCAAGTGGCCGGCCAGTACGCATTCGGCCCGGTGACGGTCGGCGCCGGTTACAGCAACGCGCAATACAAGGCGGACGGCAACTCGGCGTTCGGCACGAACCAGAAGTACAACACGGGTCGCGCGTTCGTCACGTATCAGGCATCGGCACCGCTGCTGCTCGGCCTCGGCTACATCTACACGAAGGGCAACGGCGACAACAACGGCAAGTACCATCAGGTTTCGCTGGGCGCCGATTACTCGCTGTCGAAGCGCACGGACATCTACCTGGTTGGTGCGTATCAACACGCAAGCGGCAAGAATGCGGACGGCACCGATGCGCAAGCGTCGATCGGCTCGTACGGTATCGCCGGCAAGAGCTCGCAAGAGCTGGTCGCACTCGGCCTGCGCCACAAGTTCTAA
- a CDS encoding VOC family protein, with amino-acid sequence MTIQKITPFLWYSTEAEEAAAFYAGIFPDSRIVRVTAVPGTDGTRMVEFELFGQPFFAMSHPRTDTFNHAISLLVSCADQAELDRYWNALLDNGGTADACGWLRDRYGVSWQIVPEALIPMMSDRDTVKATRVAAAMMQMVKLDDAVLKAAFAGTAG; translated from the coding sequence ATGACGATTCAGAAGATCACGCCGTTCCTCTGGTATTCGACGGAAGCCGAAGAAGCAGCGGCCTTCTACGCAGGCATCTTTCCGGATTCGCGCATCGTGCGCGTCACGGCGGTGCCCGGCACCGACGGCACGCGAATGGTCGAGTTCGAGCTGTTCGGGCAACCGTTCTTCGCGATGAGCCACCCGCGCACCGACACGTTCAACCACGCGATCTCGCTGCTGGTCAGCTGCGCCGACCAGGCGGAACTCGACCGCTACTGGAACGCCCTGCTCGACAACGGCGGCACGGCCGACGCCTGCGGCTGGCTGCGAGACCGCTACGGCGTCTCGTGGCAGATCGTTCCGGAAGCGCTGATCCCGATGATGTCCGACCGCGACACCGTCAAGGCCACGCGCGTGGCCGCCGCGATGATGCAGATGGTCAAGCTCGACGACGCCGTGCTGAAGGCCGCCTTTGCCGGTACGGCCGGCTGA
- a CDS encoding AadA family aminoglycoside 3''-O-nucleotidyltransferase: protein MTETIPDEIAAQVAAACDTIERHLGATLNAIHLFGSALDGGLKPRSDIDLLATVSARPDEPTRRALMLGLLAVSAPPGCTGGMRALEVTVVAHDEIVPWRHPARRELQFGEWLRHDLEAGIVEPALVDHDLAILLTKVRQHSVALAGPPAAALLEPVPEGDFVAALLATVAQWHAEPSWRGDECNVVLALARIWYSAATGRIAPKDVAATWALERLPATYRPVVAAARAAYLGGEEATAILSGEPLAAFIGYARRTVESMLSTSQPMPRT from the coding sequence GTGACTGAAACCATTCCCGACGAAATCGCGGCGCAGGTCGCCGCCGCATGCGACACCATCGAGCGGCATCTCGGCGCGACGCTGAACGCGATCCACCTGTTCGGCTCGGCGCTCGACGGCGGACTGAAACCGCGCAGCGACATCGACCTGCTGGCGACGGTGTCGGCCCGGCCCGACGAGCCGACGCGGCGTGCGCTGATGCTCGGCCTGCTCGCCGTGTCGGCGCCGCCCGGCTGCACAGGTGGCATGCGCGCACTGGAAGTGACCGTCGTCGCGCACGACGAAATCGTGCCGTGGCGTCATCCGGCGCGACGCGAACTGCAGTTCGGCGAGTGGCTGCGTCACGATCTCGAAGCCGGCATCGTCGAGCCGGCGCTCGTCGATCACGATCTGGCGATCCTGTTGACGAAGGTGCGGCAGCACAGCGTCGCGCTGGCCGGCCCGCCGGCTGCTGCGTTGCTCGAGCCGGTGCCTGAGGGGGATTTTGTGGCCGCGCTGCTGGCGACCGTCGCGCAGTGGCATGCCGAACCGAGTTGGCGCGGCGATGAGTGCAACGTGGTGCTCGCGCTCGCGCGCATCTGGTACAGCGCCGCGACCGGCAGGATCGCGCCCAAGGACGTCGCCGCGACATGGGCGCTGGAGCGTCTGCCGGCAACGTACCGTCCGGTTGTAGCGGCGGCGCGCGCCGCCTATCTCGGCGGCGAGGAAGCCACGGCGATCCTGTCGGGCGAACCCCTCGCCGCATTCATCGGCTACGCGCGGCGAACGGTCGAATCGATGCTGTCGACGTCGCAGCCGATGCCGCGAACGTAG
- a CDS encoding HU family DNA-binding protein gives MATSAKKVAKKAAAPATKKVAAKKAAPAKKVVAKKVVAKAAPAAPTPLKDKFTKASLATHIAERAAVEVKAVKAVLVALENVVLGSVHKKGAGEFTLPGLLKITAQVVPAKKKRFGKDPFTGEERWFPAKPASVRVKARALKKLKDAAA, from the coding sequence ATGGCGACTTCCGCAAAAAAGGTGGCCAAGAAGGCTGCCGCACCCGCCACCAAGAAAGTGGCTGCCAAAAAGGCTGCGCCCGCGAAGAAAGTAGTGGCAAAGAAGGTTGTCGCGAAGGCGGCACCGGCCGCTCCGACGCCGCTGAAGGACAAGTTCACGAAGGCATCGCTCGCAACGCACATCGCTGAGCGCGCAGCTGTCGAAGTGAAGGCGGTCAAGGCAGTGCTCGTCGCACTCGAGAACGTCGTGCTCGGCTCGGTCCACAAGAAGGGCGCGGGCGAGTTCACGCTGCCGGGTCTGCTGAAGATCACGGCACAAGTCGTGCCGGCGAAGAAGAAGCGCTTCGGCAAGGATCCGTTCACGGGCGAAGAGCGTTGGTTCCCGGCGAAGCCGGCCAGCGTGCGCGTGAAGGCACGTGCGCTGAAGAAGCTGAAGGACGCGGCAGCGTAA
- a CDS encoding acyltransferase family protein, whose amino-acid sequence MREARYVKGLDGLRALAVILVFLSHKGHVLAVDVGKLGVWTFFLISGFLIVGELHRNRQAVECGTMTRRHALALFLAKRALRIFPVYYLLLAALAIAHALFYQRGVNLGLAWHAVFLSNYWIGVVKDGWPGSTSHFWSLAVEQQFYLIAPLALLAVPAARHVALGIAAVVLCALAHLALYLCDASPVLIYAFSPWNFALIALGGVGAMALAGRGADAVRRVPPGWLGAAGVVFFLVLPACTALPDAIAGLADLGLSASLGALLLWIVSEPEHPVVALLDWAPLVYLGTISYGFYLFHNLIPTRFGVLPAHFAHGAIPEIVRETLPEMLQFALAVLLAHLSWRYLEKRLLDFKKPVAAMLARRFVAQPGTSAR is encoded by the coding sequence ATGCGCGAAGCCCGATACGTCAAAGGACTCGACGGCCTGCGAGCCCTCGCCGTCATCCTCGTTTTCCTGTCCCACAAAGGCCACGTCCTTGCCGTCGACGTCGGCAAGCTTGGCGTGTGGACGTTTTTCCTCATCAGCGGATTCCTGATCGTCGGCGAGCTGCATCGCAATCGCCAGGCGGTCGAATGCGGCACCATGACGCGCCGCCATGCGCTCGCGCTGTTCCTCGCGAAGCGCGCGCTGCGGATCTTTCCCGTCTATTACCTGCTGCTCGCCGCGCTCGCGATCGCGCACGCGCTGTTCTACCAGCGCGGCGTCAATCTCGGGCTCGCGTGGCACGCGGTGTTCCTGTCGAATTACTGGATCGGCGTCGTGAAGGACGGCTGGCCGGGCTCCACGTCGCACTTCTGGAGCCTCGCGGTTGAACAGCAGTTCTATCTGATCGCGCCGCTCGCGCTGCTCGCGGTGCCGGCCGCGCGACACGTCGCGCTCGGCATCGCGGCCGTCGTGCTGTGCGCGCTCGCGCATCTCGCGCTCTACCTGTGCGACGCGTCGCCGGTGCTGATCTACGCATTTTCCCCGTGGAATTTCGCGCTGATCGCGCTCGGCGGCGTCGGCGCGATGGCGCTTGCCGGACGCGGCGCGGACGCCGTGCGCCGCGTGCCGCCCGGCTGGCTCGGCGCGGCAGGCGTCGTGTTCTTCCTCGTGCTGCCCGCATGCACGGCACTCCCCGACGCGATCGCGGGCCTCGCGGATCTCGGCCTGTCCGCGTCGCTCGGCGCCCTGCTGCTGTGGATCGTCAGCGAACCCGAGCATCCGGTCGTGGCGCTGCTCGACTGGGCGCCGCTCGTCTATCTCGGCACGATCAGCTACGGCTTCTACCTGTTCCACAACCTGATTCCGACACGCTTCGGCGTGCTGCCCGCGCACTTCGCGCACGGGGCAATACCGGAAATCGTCCGCGAAACGCTGCCCGAGATGCTGCAGTTCGCGCTCGCCGTGCTGCTCGCGCACCTGTCCTGGCGCTACCTCGAAAAGCGGCTGCTCGACTTCAAGAAGCCGGTCGCCGCGATGCTGGCCCGGCGGTTCGTCGCACAGCCGGGCACGTCGGCACGTTGA